TGGGAAGAAGGGATGTCGTCAAGGAACCGGGCATTTAGCCGGGCAGTGAGGGAGAAAGCATTATCTCCCAGTCTACAAATGAAAAAACAGTGGAGAATAAGGGGAGTGATAAGGAGATTAttcattttgaaaagaatataGGCCGAGGCCATAATGCGGAAAGAATTCGGATGGAACTGGTTAATGGGTACGCCAAAGAATTCAGCAACCTCGATATAAAACAGAGAGAGGGAAAAATGAAGACCATTTCTGACTTGGTCCCGAAAGAAAGTGGTGTACCCGGGAGAAGGGTTATTGGCTCTATCGGAAGGACCGGGAATCAGAATGGAAAAAGCAGAAGGGATAGACCCCAGAACCCGGAGCTCCTCGTCCGCCCCCGAGCGCAAAGTGCTGCTCATTGAGGAGAACCAAGGAACTCCCGGGGCCTCAATAGAAGGATGGTTAGAAGCACGGGCTTTGCCCTTACCCTTGTCCTTCTTCAGGACCCGGGAAGTGCCCGGGGAAGAATGTTTAGTTTGGTGGGCTGCAGGCTttttagaagtttgagcaaaacgATGGCGAGGAGGAGAAGGGGGGGAATCGGAGCGCATCGCGGTGGACTCATACCCAGATGAGCCTCATGCATTGGCACCTGAGGTGGAAGAAGTAGAATTAGACATGTATTAGAGAAAAGTAACTTACGAGTTTTGAAGGGACTAGTTGCAGTGGCACAAGGTCGCCGGAGATGGAGGAGTTTACGCGCCGAAAAGATGAGAGGAAAATTTGCAAGAGCTTCGCcgcaaatttgaatttgaaattaatttttgaaaaaaaaggaGGGCTAATATATTTATAGGCGATGAGGGGAGATCTCGGTCGCTAATCTAGATACACGTGGACGATCAAGATGTCCCTCGTAAATTGCACCGGGCATATGAAAGGACGTGAACGAATGTCAATGTGTTAGACTTATCGGATCCTCGGAATATGAAACGATTTTTGGCGGTATAAATGCTAAAGCATGGGTAATAATGATACCTTTTTGGACTACCCGAGAATACTAAATGACACTATATTCAAagcccgggagatatgaggctcCGACACCATTTATTAagcccgggagatatgaggccccggcgCCTTATTCAAAACCCGGGTTGTATCAGACCCCGGTATCCCATTTCATCTATAGGACATTTGAAGCCTCCGATGCTCTTACACACTCTAAATTATGTTTCAACAAAAGTACAAgtatgactgatcgggacagcgagtcaagctctagcctgactattttagggatgggtggtgatacctCCATAAGGATCCGGGTCGTCTTTAACCCGGTTTATTAATTGGGAAGCCCAGATCAGAGCCAGCTTCCCGGGCATTCCACTTCTTCCCGGGCAATCATCATAGCCCGGGCTCTCATACAAGTAATCGGGTACTCTAttacccgggccacctcgaaaCTTGCACCATACTCGAGTGTGATTGGTACAGGCAGTCTAATATGTCAGAACaacttgggcttggagtgtcctagaagtcatcagaagctacaagtatgggcagccgacttgccatacttagtaggtggcacaagaatcgaggtacctaccccattttctactataaatagcaggtattaatgtcatttaaacattctgaaatctttgaactcctaagcattacacatattttctctcaaatattgcttgtgttcatcttcaacctgctgactttagcatcggagttGCCACGTCGGATACCCCTCCagacgcccattcacgagttcttttcatTGTTTGCAGGTGCTATCACAGCCATTATCCTCACTCAAAATtcccaaacattataaattgTTGATCTGATCCGTTGGAGCATCTTACCCGACTCACCCATTTCAGCGAGATCACATCGATGACGATTATATGAATCTGCACACTTTGAATAAGCCAGAGGAATCAACATCAGATGAATCAAATCAAGAGAAACTGTCCAATGATTTGAGCGGAAGCGTAAATGTCAAATCCAAGAAACTTGATAGAAGTCGTGAATATGTTCCTTCTGTCCGCTCCGGGATTGCTCCCTATCTGTATGTGCCCAAGATAGTTGTCACCACGAGTCTCATCCTCGCACTTGTTGGGACATTGTGGTAACTTAGATTATGAATCAAAGAGAACCGTTTTATTTTTGGGTAAtatgactgggataaacagtcTATAGGCAGACAAATGTTGTCTTGATTTCAGAATATATTGCATGTGGGGGAGTAAATTTTTTATTAGGACGACTGTCGTGTATAAATTAATAATGGATATGATCTGATTTTGTTCCACTCAACGTTTCTGTTGTCTTGTCGAGACCTACGCGCTAGCCAACTGCGCCACCACCCCTTGTTTTAACAGTGGAGTACATATATCTAAACTATTATTCATTACTAGTTACTAAAGTGACCTGTTTaacatttcaaaaataaaaattgtgaaTGCTTTTGAGGCGCAGAATGTGGATGATCCTGCTTCCTCTCTCTCGTGTTCCCGCAAGGGTTTTCGTTTCTCGGGGAGGTTTCCCCCAAGGCTGATGTGACCTGCATCACAGAGATTTTACTTATTTGAAAGTACtaaatctttatttattttctgtAAGCCTAGATCCGATTCTTTGAATGTACTGACTTACGAGGATACTGATTAACTGAAATTGAGATCCCAGACTCGTAGAAAATAAAATGTATGAGTACATATTTTCTTGTATTGATAGGCCGAAAGACAAACATTTGGTCAGTAAGAAAATTCTTTGACATAGCAGACTTGTAATTTCAAAAGTTCGATTAGTTGACTTGGTTTATCTTAATGCATAGAGCCCCTTTTCTTGATGCAACTAAATTCAAACAAAACAGGAAAGAAGAAGACAATTCCATCGTCCACTGAAGCAATTAATATAGTGAATAACAGTGTACCGTTGATTCCAAATCATCACCACAAAATGCATTCAACCTTGTGTGAAAATATAATAATCATGACTGAATTCAGGTTGTCAACTCCATGATGGCGCTCACAATGTCTCCATCGTGAGTCTTTAAAGCCTTCACAGCCTTGGCCTTGGAAACACCTGCTTGTGTCATCACCAAATCAATATCCCGAGCCTCGACTCCCGTCTCATCAACCTCCTCCTCTTCTTCATCCGCATGCACATGGCCAGCCGTTGCAGCACCTATTCCAGACTTGGCCATCACAGAGCCCATATCTGGCATCCTGAATTGTTGGGCAGCCTGTGACTGTAACTGAGAGCTCAAATCCTCGATTTTAGCCTCCCCAAAAATGACATAGGTCTCAGAATTCGGGCTTTTGAATACATCCGGttttgagatgaaaaataacacCTGCAGTATCATTGATGTAGCGATTATACTAGCATCTGAAAATGTATATCACAAAAGGGAACAAAGAATGTAATAGGGGGATTACGTTCTTGGTTCTCTTGATTGTGACCCTGCTTACTCCAGTAACAGGTTTCATCCCTAGTTTCAGCATTGCCTTACGACTCTTCTTCTCGCTTCTGCTCTGCTTAGAACCTGTTCAATTCTCCAGCCAAAGAAACTCCACTTCAAGGACACCAGAAgctcaaatttttttaacaagCCAAAAGGTAAAAGAAATGCCGCAGAAAGTATTTCGAATGTTGCCAAgcacaataatttttttatacaattaTTCTCAAGAATATATACTAGATAGAGAATCGAAaccaaaaatgaaaaagaaaacgATCTGCGATACAAAACAATAAGCAACATCCTAAATGCAGtacaaaagcaaaaaaaaactGTGATCTATCATCCTAAATCAAACACAAATCGGCCAACAACAAGAAGGATGTCCCGTGAAGTTCTCGTGAAGCATAGCAATTCGGATAAGTAATCCATACAGCCCTATACTATTAATTTAGTATCACAAAACATGTAGATTTTGAGTAAACAAAGAAAACTACATTCATGGCCAAAAGCTTTACAGAAGAACAGGAGAAAAGAAAACACAAACCTTGGGTTCCATCTTCCTTGTCATCACCTTCATCATCAGAATCGTCAGCTTCATCTTCGTTGTCATCATCTTCCTTCACATCCTCCACCAGCGGCTCAtccttgaaaaaaaataaagaaaaatcatCCCAACTCATAAAACTCGGAAGAAAACTTAGAAAGGATACCTGCGTCTTTTTCTGGGATTCAATTTCTTCGACGGGACCCGGCATGACGCGTTAGTTCAGGAACTAGGAATACAGCCAGCCAGCCACACCACAGGAGAAGATAGATAGAGTTAGGTGcgtggaagaagaagaaggtaTCAAGATTGGATCTTTACTATCCTCTAGGGGTTGTCTTTACTATCCTCTAGGGTTGATTGGTAGTTTATGGGCTTCCATTCTTGGGTTCCAACAGGCAGGCGCAAAGTCCATATAAAATGGCCTTTTACCATATACCCTTTATACAAATTTCtcctaaaaatatatatatattgaaaaataatatttaaaatatgtgtattgaatatttgaatgttgaaaattagagttgtaaatattgaaaattagtgtgtgatgatgtaggtaatgatttattttatttttggattatttgtaaagatttcctataaatagatatctcatttgtgaagaaaatcacaattgagtagagagaaaaatattataaagtgtgtagtttggtaaattttgagagtttgagatttttactttttaccataaatttttactttttcacaacacgttatcagcacgaagctctaaaagtcctccatattttttccaagctccaaacagaagaaaaaggtaacaaaagtaataatatttattttactgttatttatttattgtgtatatatttaatatataatataattttattattagaaataataaaaataaatttttcataaacttgttataaatcctgggaggatgttaagacgacatcccacactcccggtaagggatacgacaagtataaaagcttataaggtttttaaacaaaataaattatgacactcattataatattatgatatgatttacataattatttaaacatgtctaatattatatatatcatattattaccataaaattatacaaatacatacttttattttttttgtaccccaacggtcataactggtaaaaaacggctagtttttgccctataaatatgatctcacaaacacattccattactccaactttctcttcttctctaaaaattattcatcatcaaatttttcgaagaaaaaagaagatggctttctcaatgatatttttaattattttggttgtcatactcacgagtcttgtatttatcggagaatatcctcctcgtgcgttttctttatttttacaaatacttgtacttgttgtttatccgttactttgtattgcaataattattaactaataaaatgcatcgtaattttttttagtaccaccatgtcaaatttaacaaagctcgaatttgttgcgctcgacatcacgggaaataattatatgccatggactctagatgtagaaatgcatcttgagtcattgggtctaagcgagaccattaaagaaaatggcatatgcacgtcacaagaaaaggcaagagccatgatatttttgcgtcgacatctcgacgatggattgaaatgtgaatatctgactgaaaaaaatcccatggctttgtggaagggattaaaagaaagattcgaacatataagagaagttatacttccgaccgcccgggatgaatggaatacattgagattccaagactttaaaaaagtcagtgattacaattcggcgatgtatagaataatctcgcaattaaaattttgtggacatgaggtcacagaatctgagatgcttgaaaaaacaatttccacgtttcatgcatcaaatattactctacagcaacaatatagagtacgtggattcgcgagatattctgaactcatcgcctgtcttcttgtggcggaaaaaaacaacgagctattaatgagaaatcatcagtcccgacccactggatcaacagcatttccagaagtaaatgctgtaagtaaaaatgaatttaaacctggaaaccaaaatcaaattcaaagacaagattttggtcgaggtcgaggtcgaggtcgtggacgtggacgtggacgtggaattggccgtggtcgtggtcaaggccgtggttttgaaaataatcgagatagttatttttataactcatctcaaaagaacgtcccaaaccatccacagaaaaggcatcatgagaatacaagtgttaatgagaagcactcaaaaagatatgaaagttcttgttacagatgtggtactccaggacattggtccaaagtttgtcgagcccctgagcacctttgtaaactttataaagaatcattaaaggggaaagaaaaggagaccaacttcactgaacgcagtgaccgtttgagtgattcaactcattttgatgctggtgattttatgaatgatttctctggaaatgatcaatatgttggtgggatagaaatgaacaatattgatgctgcagattttctcaacgatttctctgaaaatgaacaatataatggtagaatataaatgtacaataatctattttcatgtattcatagaataatgttttttgtgttatatttaaatatatattgcaagtaatttatttcattgcatatttttttgaagttcaaatatggaaaatgctatgagcaaagctgaagtttgcatacccgatagtggtacaacgcacactatcctccgagataaaagatatttcttggaactaaaaccaacaaaaacaacggtaaatacaatatcaggtcctgtagacttgattaaaggatgtggtaaagcacaatttttgttacctaatggtacaaaatttttgatcaatgatgctttatattcaccacaatcgaaaagaaatttgttgagttttaatgatatatattcccatgggtatgatactcaaacaatgaatgaagggaatgagaaatatatgtgtcttatcacatataaatcaggaaagaaatatgtgattgaaaaactaccaatgctccctactggattgcattatacacagataagtctcattgaatcaaacatggtagttgataattcttcgatattaaccaattggcatgatcgattgggacatcctggttcaacaatgatgcgaagaattatagaaaatacacatggtcatccactgaaagaccagaagatctttcagaataataagtttcaatgtaaagcatgttctcttggaaaacttattataagaccatcaccagtcaaaatccaaactgaatcaccaatgtttcttgaacgtattcagggtgatatttgtggaccaatccatccaccatgtggaccattcagatactttatggtattgattgatgcctccagcagatggtcacatgtatgtttattatcaactcgaaatgttgcatttgcaagattacttgctcaaataataaaattgaggaatcaatttcccgattatacaattaagaaaattagacttgataatgctggtgaatttacttcccaaactttcaatgattattgtatgtctatgggaatcattgttgagcatcctgttgctcatgtacatacacagaatggattggctgaatcattgattaaacgtctgcaaatgattgctataccaatgattatgaaaacaaagctccctatttctatatggggacatgcaattttacacgctgcttcattaattcgcatcagaccaagtgcatatcataaatactccccattgcagcttgcatttggtaaagaaccagacatttctcatctgagaatttttggatgtatggtgtatgtgcctattgcaccaccgcaacgaaagaaaatgggacctcaaagaaaggttggaatttatatcggttatgatagtccatcaatcattcgatatcttgaacctcagacaggcgacgtgttcacagcacgttttgctgattgtcattttaatgaggaaatcttcccaatgttagggggagaacagaaatataccgaaaaggaaattacatggtatgtatcatcattgttacatctggatccaagaacaaaacaatgtgaaaaagatgtacaacaaattgtacacttgcaaagaatagcaaatcaaataccatatgcatttgctgacacaaaaggggtaactaaatcatatatacatgctgcaaatgcccctgctcgaattgaaattccaaagaaacaaatggaagatactcatgatgtcattaaacgcctgaagcgtggaaggccagtcggttccaaggataaaaatcctcgaaaaagaaaattcatagagaaacacgatgatcacaaaataaagaatgacgtttctgaagaaacacatgatgatcacaaaatagagaatggtgttcctgaagaaacacatgatgatgaaaatgttctgtcagaaccacaaactgacgagaatcatgaaatctctatcaattatattaatactggaaaaatatggaaccgaaaagatatagatgaaattgatgacatattttcttataatgtggcaatcgacatcataaatgataacgaagatcatgaaccaaaatcttttggtgaatgtaaaaatcggcaggattggataaaatggaaagatgccatccaggttgaattaaattcgctaaataaacgtaatgtttttggacctatagtccttacacctgaaggtgtaaaacctgttggatacaaatgggtttttattcgaaagcgaaatgagaaaaatgaaatagtaagatataaagctcgacttgttgcacaaggtttttctcaaaggcctggaattgattatgaagaaacgtattctcctgtgatggatgcaattacgtttcggtatttgattagcttggcggtatctgaaaatttagaaatgcgtcttatggatgttgttacagcttacttatatggatcacttgatagtaatatatatatgaaaatccctgaaggatttaagatgcctgaagcacaaagttcaaaacccagggaatgttattctgtgaaattacaaagatcattatatgggttaaagcaatcaggtcgaatgtggtataatcgactaagtgatcacttgatgaaaaagggatatgtaaataattcaatatgccattgtgttttcattacgaaaacaacatccggatgcgtaattattgctgtatatgttgatgatttaaacatcattggaacgaataaagaaattcaagaagttgtgtcatacttgaaggaagaatttgaaatgaaggatcttggaaaaaccaagtattgtctgggtttacaaattgaacaaaaagaatgtggaatgtttgttcaccagacaaattatacagaaaagatccttaaacgttttaatatggataaagcaaatcctttaagtactccaatggttgttagatcattaaacatagaaaaggatccattccgtccatgtgaagatgatgaagatatttttggtccagaagtaccatatctaagtgccatcggtgcccttatgtaccttacaaattgtacaaggcctgatatatcttttgccgtgaatctgttggcaagatttagcacatatccaacaaagagacactggaacggaattaaacatatattctgtTATCTACGAgcaacgacagacttgggacttttgtattcaaaagatgctaatccaagtataattggttatgctgatgctggatacttatctgatccacacaaggcacgttcccaaactggatatgtatttactcgtggaggcactgcaatatcttggcgttctcagaaacaaacgctcgtaacaacttcatcaaatcatgccgagattattgcactacatgaagcaagtcgtgaatgtgtgtggttaaaatcaatgacccaacatatccaaatttcatgcggattatcatctgatgagaagcctgtgatactatatgaagataatgctgcatgtgttgctcaaatgaaagaaggatacataaaaagcgacagaactaaacatattcctcctaagttcttcgcattcaccaaggagcttgagaagaatagatgtattgatgttcgtcacattcaatcaagtgaaaactcatcagatctcttcacaaaggcacttcctacgtcaatattcagaaagcacatatataatattgggatgcgcaatctacgaaatttgtgaagaattgttcatgtcaacatcagggagagtttacgtgactgcactctttttcccttactatggtttttatcccaatgggtttttccaagtaaggtttttaacgaggcagtacaaaaacacgtaatgaagacatcatcgtatcatgatcatcatcacaagggggagtattggaaaataatatttaaaatgtgtgtattgaatatttgaatgttgaaaattagagttgtaaatattgaaaattagtgtgtgatgatgtaggtaatgatgtattttatttttggattatttgtaaagatttcctataaatagatctctcatttgtgaagaaaatcacaattgagtagagagaaaaatattataaagtgtgtagtttggtaaattttgagagtttgagatttttactttttaccataaatttttactttttcacaacaatatacaaattttacttatttttttacgataaaattaattcaaatgctTTAGACAACATATGACTTGAATAATTTAATAatgagataaaaaaatatttaggaATAGCATGTACGATTAGATgggaaaataaatttgaaaaatttaccACTAGATAATTTTCTTTCTAGGtgaatgattatttttgtttatacacataaaattatttttaaaaaaaaacaacatgCAAGATATTAAGTCAatttcgacccctcttcctgtaaacttcaagttatcctctgAGATATGGCCTAACAATAAAGAAGAGatgatggagatgtctcgagtaccatatgcatcagcagtggtaagtttgatgttcgtcatgatctgtacaagactgGACGTTCTACAAgtagtgggagcagttagtcagTATATAGCGAATCTTGGACGAGAGCATGGGAATACGGTTAAGAAGAACCTTAGATATATTAAGAGTACCTCAAATGGTGCATTATGTTTTGGAGGATCGTATTTTATACTCAAgtgctatgtcgattcagattattcaGGTGATCATGATAAGAGAAAATCTagtactggttatgtgtttacacttgcagggggagcagtaagctgAGTTTCAAAATTGCAAATAGTTGTGACGTTATCTACAATGGAGGCAGAATATAtagcagctactcaagcttgcaagcaGACAATATgaattaaaaggttattggaggatatcagacacaaacaagagaaaGTTCTTTTGTTTTGTAACAGTCAAAgcgccttgcacatcgcaaggagTTCAGCTTTTCATTCAACGACTAAACATATTGGTTtacaatttcactttgttcGAAAAGTAGTTGAGGAAGAAAGTATaaatatgcagaagatccatacaaaggataacacagatgaTGTTCTTACCAATCCAGTGAACGCTGATGAGTTTAAGTGGTGTAGATCTTCAAGTGGCCTAGCGAAAACATAAGCACTAAGGAATGAcaagattaaaaaaatatgtttgaCTCTCattcaaatctccaagtgggagaaatgttgTTCAATCATGTGAGAGAATTTCACATAGTAAAAAAAAAGGTAGGGAAGCAACTTATTATATTAGGCAtcatatttgaatttatatccATCTTCAGACGATGAAAATGTACGAATGTTTCTTGCGTTCAGACAAGGAAAGCGCCTATATATAGGTGCATCATTCACCTCGTTTCTCATCACATTCTCTGTTTTTTCTCTCATCTcatagcatttgagtgcttagttttataatatttgtgaggtgtttgttttcatatattaagagagtgtgtgttcttgttctcatgtattaagagagtgtgtattctctttgaaaacacagtgagtggttgtataccataaaatatttatagttGAATTATTTTCATCTTACCCATGATTTTTgccctaataatttttatgagGTTTTCACATAAATTTTGGTgttcaattttattatattttcatatttatatctGAAGATGCTGCATATGGTACCAACAAAagtcatataaatatttaaaatatggtagatAAGAATAAGATggaaatatttaaaaagaaaatatattttaggaaaaaaaaattatcaataaaattatatgataaaaattttattgtaattttttaaataaagtttCTCAAGATAATAGATAGAATCCACACGTGCAATTCTTGGCTTATAATGTAATACATTTATTTTCAAGCTGCAAATTGCATGCCTGATACGGTACGCATTTTGATAATTTGTCGTCCCCAAATAACAATTAAAAAGGaa
This sequence is a window from Primulina tabacum isolate GXHZ01 chromosome 17, ASM2559414v2, whole genome shotgun sequence. Protein-coding genes within it:
- the LOC142531480 gene encoding nascent polypeptide-associated complex subunit alpha-like protein 2; translated protein: MPGPVEEIESQKKTQDEPLVEDVKEDDDNEDEADDSDDEGDDKEDGTQGSKQSRSEKKSRKAMLKLGMKPVTGVSRVTIKRTKNVLFFISKPDVFKSPNSETYVIFGEAKIEDLSSQLQSQAAQQFRMPDMGSVMAKSGIGAATAGHVHADEEEEEVDETGVEARDIDLVMTQAGVSKAKAVKALKTHDGDIVSAIMELTT